GGAAATCTTGGTCCAAAAGAGCATAGTTATACCTTTGGTAAAGATATGTGGGGTGCTTTAATTGACCTTGCAGGTGGGGATAATATAGCAGCACCACTTGTAGAAAAATGGATGCCAATTCATCCTGAAGAAGTTTTAGCAAGTAAGCCTGATGTAATAATAATTGCTGGTCGTGAAACTGAACTTAAGAAAAATCCAGAAGCTATGGTAATGGGTATTGGAATTAATGAAGAAGAAGCAAATAAAAGGCTAAATGGTTTTAAAACTAGAGCAGGTTGGGATAGTTTGCCAGCTATAAAAGATAATAGACTTTTTGCAGTATATCAAGGAGCTAGTAGAACACTAGTTGATGCTTCTATGGTGCAATTTATTGCTAAAGCTTTATATCCTGATTTATTCAAAGATATAGACCCTATTAAAACTTATATTGATTATCACAAAAAATATCTTCCGATAATTCCAACAGGTTCTTTTGGTATCCAAGCTAAGTGATAAAAGATGAATTTAAGTAAAGAAATAATCGCTCATAGAAAATATGAGCGAAAAAAATTTGTAATTATTGTATTTTTTATATTTTTGGGTATTTTGGGTTTTGTGTGTGATATAGCTGTAGGTCCATCTATGATAAGTCCTATTGAAGTTGTAAAATCAATTTTAAAAGCGTTTTTTATTGATATTGAAGTTGATAATACATCGTATATAATCACACATTCATTAAGATTACCTATGGCTGTTATGGCTTTAGTTGTGGGTGCTGCTTTAGGTTATGGTGGAGCATTAATTCAAACTTTACTTAACAATCCTATGGCAAGTCCATATACTTTAGGACTAGCTGCTGCGGCTGGTTTTGGAGCTTCACTTGTGATTGCATTTGGATTTGCAGGAATTAGTCTTTATTTTGCTGTTCCACTTGGTGCATTTACTATGACTATGATTTGTTCTAGTGTTTTGTTTTTGTTTGCAAAATCAAGAGCTTTTAGTTCTGAAATGTTAATTTTAGTAGGTATTGCGCTTTTATTTTTATTTCAATCATTGTTATCTTTAGTGCAATACATAAGTGCTCCTGAAATTTCTCAACAAATTGTTTTTTGGCTTTTTGGCTCACTTCAAAAATCAAATTGGACTAATGTAATTATAGTTGGAGTGGTTACGATTATTTGTGTTATTTTACTTATAAAGGATAGTTGGGCGTTGTGTGCTTTTAGATTGGGTGAAAATAGGGCTGAAGTTTTGGGCGTTAATTTATCTTATCTTAGATTTAAAGCATTGCTAATTGTATCAATTATGAGTGCAACGGCTA
This region of Campylobacter sp. MG1 genomic DNA includes:
- a CDS encoding FecCD family ABC transporter permease, with the translated sequence MNLSKEIIAHRKYERKKFVIIVFFIFLGILGFVCDIAVGPSMISPIEVVKSILKAFFIDIEVDNTSYIITHSLRLPMAVMALVVGAALGYGGALIQTLLNNPMASPYTLGLAAAAGFGASLVIAFGFAGISLYFAVPLGAFTMTMICSSVLFLFAKSRAFSSEMLILVGIALLFLFQSLLSLVQYISAPEISQQIVFWLFGSLQKSNWTNVIIVGVVTIICVILLIKDSWALCAFRLGENRAEVLGVNLSYLRFKALLIVSIMSATAISFVGVIGFIGLVSPYIARMLVGEDQRFYMLTSMLIGAVFLSFSSVISKIIVIGTLFPIGIVTSFVGVPFFFFIVYSRRRVC